AGAAGAGCTGCTCGGGGTCCTCATGGGGCCCCGGGTCCTGGCCGGCGAGCTCCACCAGGGGCGCGTCGTCGATGAGGTAGGGCTCGAAGTCGGCGGCGACGGCGAACCACGGGCCCACCGGGCGGGTGCGCACCACGCTGAAGGTCTGCGGGGAGCGTCCGAGCCAGGGCAGGTGGACCTCGACGCGCTCGCCGGGCCGCATCGCCACGGGCGTGACGAAGAGACAGCCGGAGCGGGAGATGTTGAAGATCTCCGCCGCCACCTCCGCGTCTCCGCGGAGGAACTGGATGCGCAGACGCACGCGGTGACGGGGGTAACGACGGCGCTCGGGACCGCTCAGGATGCTCACGACGACTCCCCTGGCTGCGAACTTCCCCCAGCAGCCTAGCCAACCTCGGGGCGGGTGTCGCCCCCTGCCCGGCTCAGGGCTTGAGGTTGTGCCGGCGCATGAGGCGGTAGAAATAGACGCGGTCCATCTGCGCCTCGGCGGCGGCCTGGGCCACCTTGCCCTGGTGGCGCTCGAGGAGCGACTGGAGGTAGCGCCGCTCGAACTCGTCGATGGCGCGCCGCCGGGCCTCCGGGTAGGGGAGCGCCGAGAGCGTGGAGGGCACGTTCCACGCGGGGCCGTCCTCCTCGCTCAGGGGCATGGCCTCCTCGAAGACGAGGCAGCGCTCGAGGTAGTTGCGCAGCTCGCGCACGTTGCCGGGCCAGGCGAACTGTTGAAGGCGGGAGAGGAACTCGGGGGTGCGCAGGGGCGCGAGCCGCTCCGGGTCCGCGCCCGCGCCGGCGAGGAGCTGCTCGGCGATGACGGGGATGTCCTCGGGGCGCTCGCGCAGGGCGGGCAGGGAGATGCGCACCACGGCGAGCCGGAAGAAGAGATCCGAACGGAAGCGGCCCGCGTTCACCTCGGCGCGCAGGTCGCGGTGGGTGGCGGCGATGATGCGCACGTCCACCGGCACGTGGACGTTGGAGCCCAAACGGCGGATCTGCCGCTCCTCCAGCACGCGCAGCAGCTTGGCCTGGAGCTCGAGGGGGATTTCACCAATCTCGTCGAGGAAGATGGTGCCGCCCTGGGCCTCCTCGAAGGCGCCGACGCGGCGGGAGGCGGCGCCGGTGAAGGCGCCCTTCTCGTGGCCGAAGAGCTCGCTCTCCAGGAGGTTGGCGGGGATGGCGCCGCAGTCGACGATGAGGAAGGGCCTGTCGCGGCGGGAGCTGGACTGGTGGATGGCCTGGGCGGCCTGGCTCTTGCCGGTGCCCGTCTCGCCCTCGAGGAGCACGGTGACATCGGTGCCGGCGGCGCGCTCCATGCGGGCGAAGCAGGCGCGCATGACGGCCGAGGTGCCCACGAGGCTGCCGAGCCGGGTGGTGTCGGAGAGGGGGAGCTTGTTGCGCTCGGAGCTGAAGTCGAAGCGCACGGTGGCGCGCCCGAGGCGCAGGAGGCTGCCGCCGCGCAGGAAGGACTCGAGCACCTGCACGCCGTCCACGACGACGCCGTTGAGGCTGTCGAGGTCCTTCACGCGGGCGCCGTCGGTGCCGATGCGCACCTCGCAGTGGAAGCGCGACACCGTCTCGTCGTCGAGCACCAGGTCGTTGAGCGGGTGCGAGCCGATGGAGCAGCGGTCCGCGCCGGACTCCCAGACGGTGCCGGGCGAGGGGCCCTCGAGGACGGTGAGGCGGAAGCGGCGCACCGAGGAGGGCTCCATCCCCCGGCGTGTCCCATGAGGACGGGTGACCTGAAGCCCCTCGTCCGCCGGGTCCCTCGAGTCGCTCGAAGCGCCCCCCTTCCGGTCCATCTCGCTCATCGCCGGAAAGGTAGCACGGGCCCTCGCGTGCGAGCGGCCGGGCCCTCGGGTTCCATGCTGGCCCTTCTGCCCGAGGTGCAAGCCGACAGCGGGATGGGACGTGGCGGCGCGTGACTAGCTTTGGGTGC
This is a stretch of genomic DNA from Archangium violaceum. It encodes these proteins:
- a CDS encoding PilZ domain-containing protein, with product MSILSGPERRRYPRHRVRLRIQFLRGDAEVAAEIFNISRSGCLFVTPVAMRPGERVEVHLPWLGRSPQTFSVVRTRPVGPWFAVAADFEPYLIDDAPLVELAGQDPGPHEDPEQLF
- a CDS encoding sigma 54-interacting transcriptional regulator gives rise to the protein MSEMDRKGGASSDSRDPADEGLQVTRPHGTRRGMEPSSVRRFRLTVLEGPSPGTVWESGADRCSIGSHPLNDLVLDDETVSRFHCEVRIGTDGARVKDLDSLNGVVVDGVQVLESFLRGGSLLRLGRATVRFDFSSERNKLPLSDTTRLGSLVGTSAVMRACFARMERAAGTDVTVLLEGETGTGKSQAAQAIHQSSSRRDRPFLIVDCGAIPANLLESELFGHEKGAFTGAASRRVGAFEEAQGGTIFLDEIGEIPLELQAKLLRVLEERQIRRLGSNVHVPVDVRIIAATHRDLRAEVNAGRFRSDLFFRLAVVRISLPALRERPEDIPVIAEQLLAGAGADPERLAPLRTPEFLSRLQQFAWPGNVRELRNYLERCLVFEEAMPLSEEDGPAWNVPSTLSALPYPEARRRAIDEFERRYLQSLLERHQGKVAQAAAEAQMDRVYFYRLMRRHNLKP